One window of the Leptotrichia massiliensis genome contains the following:
- a CDS encoding MarR family winged helix-turn-helix transcriptional regulator, with protein sequence MNKKVNLGIYISKIKQTHDRILNYILSKREITVFNGERGKILHILWKKDNITCKELSEKTGLAINTLTPMLDRIEKAGLIERAAHPDDRRKVLIRLTEYAQGFKKEYEEISETMTNYVYEGFSQEEIEVCEEFFKRISQNLEKVEKEICKK encoded by the coding sequence ATGAATAAAAAAGTAAATTTGGGAATATATATAAGCAAAATTAAGCAGACGCACGATAGAATCTTAAATTATATTCTTTCAAAAAGAGAAATTACCGTTTTTAATGGTGAACGTGGGAAAATCCTGCATATACTCTGGAAAAAAGATAATATAACGTGCAAGGAATTGTCCGAAAAAACGGGGCTTGCGATAAATACGCTTACGCCAATGCTGGATAGGATTGAAAAGGCTGGGCTGATAGAAAGAGCGGCACATCCTGATGATAGACGGAAAGTGCTGATAAGACTTACAGAATATGCACAAGGCTTTAAAAAAGAATATGAAGAAATTTCTGAAACTATGACAAATTATGTTTATGAAGGGTTTTCTCAAGAGGAAATTGAGGTGTGTGAAGAGTTTTTTAAAAGAATTTCACAAAATTTAGAAAAAGTTGAAAAGGAAATATGTAAAAAATGA
- a CDS encoding 4Fe-4S dicluster domain-containing protein: protein MKISLNRENFNLALEKLKKEYKIYAPIEIPFRGTFSDTSVIRYSEIEKIDEICFDKKSHFSAKEIMLPITQTMFYFTEEGCKMPKEQEQKYLIFLRSCDLHGVKRVDDIYLNNKFLDIYYKRVRDKVKFVVFGCPNSFENCFCVDMGTNKTDEYNIGIKVTEEEIFADIKDDELKAYFKELIAEKNNGSNDEHKINEMYMDVKDEKMKKYLEEIIAENNSNKIKENVEFEMEFVEDNEIHVDIPDNIELEDIINLDLWREYDSRCIACGKCNFVCPTCTCTTTQDVFYSENENNGERRRVWASCHVNGFTDMAGGHSFRQRHGDRMRFKVMHKISDFKKRFGYQMCTGCGRCDDACPEYISFSNCINKLSAELKRISAEKRGEESE, encoded by the coding sequence ATGAAAATCAGTTTAAATCGTGAAAATTTTAATCTGGCACTTGAAAAGCTGAAAAAAGAATACAAGATATATGCTCCAATTGAGATACCATTTCGTGGTACATTTTCAGATACTTCTGTAATCAGATATTCTGAAATTGAAAAAATTGATGAAATATGTTTTGACAAAAAATCTCATTTTTCAGCAAAAGAAATAATGTTGCCAATAACACAAACAATGTTTTATTTTACAGAAGAAGGATGCAAGATGCCCAAAGAACAGGAACAAAAATATCTTATATTTCTTAGAAGCTGTGATTTACATGGTGTCAAAAGAGTTGATGATATTTACTTGAATAATAAATTTTTGGATATTTACTACAAGAGAGTTAGAGATAAAGTTAAATTTGTAGTGTTTGGATGTCCAAATTCATTTGAGAACTGTTTTTGTGTAGATATGGGCACTAACAAGACTGATGAATATAATATTGGAATAAAAGTTACAGAAGAGGAAATATTTGCTGATATAAAAGATGATGAGCTGAAGGCTTATTTTAAAGAACTTATCGCTGAGAAAAACAATGGAAGTAATGATGAACATAAAATAAATGAAATGTACATGGATGTAAAAGATGAAAAAATGAAAAAATATCTTGAAGAGATAATTGCTGAAAATAATAGTAATAAGATAAAAGAAAATGTTGAATTTGAAATGGAATTCGTAGAAGATAATGAAATTCATGTGGATATTCCTGACAATATTGAGCTTGAAGATATAATAAATCTGGATTTATGGCGTGAATACGATAGCCGTTGCATAGCCTGCGGAAAATGTAACTTTGTTTGTCCAACTTGTACCTGCACAACTACACAAGATGTTTTTTACAGCGAAAATGAAAACAATGGAGAAAGAAGACGTGTGTGGGCTTCATGTCATGTGAACGGCTTTACGGATATGGCTGGAGGGCATTCATTCAGACAAAGACATGGAGATAGAATGAGATTTAAGGTAATGCACAAAATATCTGATTTTAAAAAGAGATTTGGATATCAGATGTGTACAGGGTGTGGAAGATGTGATGATGCATGTCCTGAATATATTTCATTCTCAAATTGCATAAACAAGTTAAGTGCCGAACTAAAAAGAATTTCGGCTGAAAAAAGAGGTGAAGAATCAGAATGA
- a CDS encoding NAD(P)H-dependent oxidoreductase, whose product MKKTLVVLAHPDMENSRANKAFKEEAEKLSNVELYNIYEKYPDGKIDVEKELKLLSETGTLILQFPLFWFNCPSLLKEWIDTVFMAAHYGENKVLKGKKIGVAVTTGGIASRYDGTNGLTIKEVLKPFLLSIAHVEGIELPIYSLYGAMPDLSDEKIVESAKKYAEYIKNNLQD is encoded by the coding sequence ATGAAAAAAACATTAGTGGTTTTGGCACATCCTGATATGGAAAATTCAAGAGCGAACAAAGCCTTTAAAGAAGAAGCAGAAAAATTGTCAAATGTAGAATTGTATAATATTTATGAAAAATATCCTGATGGAAAGATTGACGTTGAAAAAGAACTGAAATTATTGTCTGAAACAGGGACTTTAATATTGCAGTTTCCTTTATTTTGGTTTAATTGTCCGTCTTTACTTAAAGAATGGATAGATACTGTATTTATGGCAGCTCATTATGGCGAAAATAAAGTGCTTAAAGGTAAAAAAATTGGAGTTGCAGTGACAACTGGAGGAATTGCATCAAGATATGATGGAACAAATGGATTGACAATAAAAGAAGTGTTAAAACCATTTTTATTAAGCATAGCTCATGTCGAAGGAATTGAATTGCCAATTTATTCATTATATGGGGCAATGCCTGATTTAAGCGATGAAAAGATTGTTGAAAGTGCAAAAAAATATGCAGAATATATAAAAAATAATTTACAAGATTAG
- the lon gene encoding endopeptidase La gives MQNKPFIATRELVVFPGVVTPIFIGRQSSLKSLEEAIARFDSKLILSAQKDANVEEPKFPEDVYETGVLVHVIQTVKMPNGNVKVLVEAKHRVLINQFPKDDKGVVYAEYEEIFSKPIDESKAEALKRRVIDEFSNYAQKTNKVLPDIIYNIKEISNIDKVFDLICTNLMVAVETKQELLETLDVEARAYKILGILEREIEIFMLEREIENRVKEQMAEVQKNYYLREKIKVMREEMGEGTDSDEELEELDQRVRDAKIPQELKDKLVKELSRMKKMPDFSAESSVIRTYLETVLELPWEVSSNDEIDIEKAEKVLNEDHYGLEEVKERILEFLAIKKLNNTLKGSIICLVGPPGVGKTSLAHSVARSMNRKFTRISLGGVRDEAEIRGHRRTYVGAMPGRIINSLKQVGVNNPVMLFDEIDKMASDFRGDPASAMLEVLDPAQNNSFEDHYIDHTFDLSNVFFICTANDLGGIPGPLRDRMEIISIESYTEFEKLNIAKRYLIPQTQEENGLKEFKISFSDKAVMKIINEYTREAGVRNLRREIGKLFRKIAKEILVSKSKSKKISVSETKIKKYLGNAKFRADKVKEKEGKIGVVNGLAWTAVGGTTLEVQAVKMEGKGVLQLTGKLGDVMQESARVAYSYVRHIKNELGIKEKFNETTDVHLHFPEGAVPKDGPSAGITITTAIISVLTDKEVRQDVAMTGEITITGEVLAVGGIKEKVIGAHRVGIRDVVLPYDNKVDTEELPKEIADQMKFYFAKTYDDVKKIVFVDKKNKEAKKSKAVKK, from the coding sequence ATGCAAAATAAACCATTTATAGCTACAAGAGAATTAGTTGTCTTTCCAGGTGTTGTAACTCCGATTTTTATTGGTAGACAATCAAGCTTGAAAAGTCTTGAAGAAGCAATAGCAAGATTTGACAGTAAACTAATTCTTTCAGCACAAAAAGATGCAAATGTAGAAGAGCCAAAATTTCCAGAAGATGTGTATGAAACAGGAGTACTGGTTCATGTAATACAGACTGTAAAAATGCCAAATGGAAATGTAAAAGTTCTGGTTGAGGCAAAACATAGGGTTTTAATCAATCAATTTCCAAAAGATGATAAAGGTGTTGTTTATGCTGAATATGAAGAAATTTTTTCAAAACCAATTGATGAAAGTAAAGCTGAAGCACTAAAACGTAGGGTTATTGATGAATTTTCAAATTATGCACAAAAAACTAATAAAGTACTGCCTGATATTATTTACAATATAAAAGAAATAAGTAATATTGACAAGGTTTTTGATTTAATTTGCACGAACTTAATGGTTGCAGTTGAAACGAAACAGGAGTTACTTGAAACACTTGATGTTGAAGCAAGAGCGTATAAAATTTTGGGTATTCTTGAGAGAGAAATTGAAATTTTTATGCTTGAGCGTGAAATTGAAAATCGTGTAAAGGAACAGATGGCAGAAGTTCAGAAAAACTATTATTTACGTGAAAAAATTAAGGTAATGCGTGAAGAAATGGGTGAAGGAACTGATTCTGACGAGGAACTGGAGGAACTTGACCAAAGAGTTAGAGATGCGAAAATTCCTCAGGAACTAAAGGATAAGCTAGTAAAAGAGCTTTCAAGAATGAAGAAAATGCCAGACTTTTCTGCAGAATCTTCAGTAATAAGAACATATCTTGAGACTGTACTTGAATTGCCGTGGGAAGTTTCTTCAAATGATGAAATTGACATTGAAAAAGCTGAAAAAGTTCTAAATGAGGATCATTACGGACTGGAAGAAGTTAAAGAAAGAATATTAGAATTCTTGGCAATAAAAAAATTAAACAATACATTGAAAGGTTCAATTATCTGTCTTGTAGGACCTCCAGGTGTAGGGAAAACATCACTTGCACATTCGGTAGCACGTTCAATGAACAGAAAATTCACAAGAATCTCACTTGGTGGAGTAAGAGATGAAGCTGAAATTCGTGGACATAGAAGAACTTATGTAGGAGCAATGCCAGGAAGAATTATAAATTCTTTAAAACAAGTTGGTGTAAATAATCCAGTAATGCTATTTGATGAAATTGATAAAATGGCTTCTGATTTTAGAGGAGATCCCGCTTCAGCAATGCTGGAAGTTTTAGATCCTGCACAAAACAACTCATTTGAAGATCATTATATTGACCATACTTTTGACTTGTCAAACGTATTTTTCATTTGTACAGCAAATGATTTGGGCGGAATTCCAGGACCGCTTCGTGACAGAATGGAGATTATTTCAATTGAATCATACACAGAATTTGAAAAATTAAATATTGCAAAAAGATATTTAATACCTCAAACACAAGAAGAAAACGGATTAAAGGAATTCAAAATTTCATTTTCTGATAAAGCAGTTATGAAAATTATAAATGAATACACAAGAGAAGCTGGAGTGAGAAATTTACGAAGAGAAATTGGTAAATTATTCAGAAAAATAGCAAAAGAAATACTTGTATCAAAATCTAAGAGCAAAAAAATCTCTGTTTCTGAAACAAAAATCAAGAAATATTTAGGAAATGCAAAATTTAGAGCAGATAAAGTCAAGGAAAAAGAAGGTAAAATTGGTGTTGTCAATGGACTTGCATGGACAGCAGTCGGAGGTACAACTCTAGAAGTGCAGGCAGTAAAAATGGAAGGAAAAGGCGTACTGCAGCTTACAGGAAAACTAGGAGATGTAATGCAGGAATCAGCTAGAGTGGCTTATTCTTACGTACGGCATATAAAAAATGAACTTGGAATCAAGGAAAAATTTAACGAAACAACAGATGTTCATTTACATTTTCCAGAAGGAGCAGTGCCGAAAGACGGGCCATCAGCAGGTATTACAATTACAACAGCGATAATTTCAGTATTGACTGATAAGGAAGTTAGGCAGGATGTGGCAATGACTGGAGAGATTACGATTACTGGAGAGGTTCTGGCAGTTGGCGGAATCAAGGAAAAGGTAATTGGGGCTCACAGGGTTGGTATAAGAGATGTTGTGCTTCCTTATGACAATAAAGTTGATACGGAGGAATTGCCAAAGGAAATTGCAGACCAGATGAAATTCTATTTTGCGAAAACTTATGATGATGTTAAAAAGATTGTTTTTGTGGATAAGAAAAATAAAGAAGCAAAGAAAAGCAAGGCTGTGAAAAAATAA
- a CDS encoding C40 family peptidase codes for MKKILMLAGALVISALSFADLQNTIKNHYSNKTIDLSVVSKPKQEVKSSGSSSTAVRDQIISFAQTKLGSPYVWGATGPNSFDCSGFVGYVFKKAADVNLPRVSSSQATFKPRISSMNMTKGDLVFFETTGKGRISHVGIYMGNRQFIHASSGSRRVTVSSLDSNYYNKTFRWAINPFS; via the coding sequence ATGAAAAAAATATTGATGCTAGCAGGAGCTTTAGTTATATCTGCTTTATCATTTGCAGATTTACAAAATACAATCAAAAATCATTATAGTAATAAAACTATAGATTTATCTGTTGTATCAAAACCAAAACAAGAGGTGAAAAGTAGTGGAAGTTCTTCTACAGCAGTAAGAGATCAAATTATCTCTTTTGCACAAACAAAATTAGGTTCACCGTACGTTTGGGGAGCAACTGGTCCTAACAGTTTTGATTGTTCTGGCTTCGTTGGTTATGTATTCAAAAAAGCTGCTGATGTAAACTTGCCTAGAGTTTCAAGTTCACAAGCAACATTTAAACCAAGAATTTCATCAATGAATATGACGAAAGGCGATTTGGTATTTTTTGAAACAACTGGAAAAGGTCGTATTTCTCATGTAGGTATTTATATGGGTAATAGACAATTTATTCACGCTTCTTCTGGAAGTAGAAGAGTAACAGTTTCTAGTTTAGACAGTAATTATTACAACAAGACATTTAGATGGGCAATTAATCCATTTAGTTAA
- a CDS encoding zinc-binding alcohol dehydrogenase family protein: protein MSNKKNNMKAVVLEKPCTADELKIQNIEIPKVKNGWVLIKIKAFGINRAEIFTRDGFSPSVKLPRVIGIECAGVIEDASDSDFQKGDRVFTMMNGLGREFNGSYAEYTLVPSSQVYPITLSETDWAKLAAYPELYYTAYGSLFKSLQLKNTDTLLIRGGTSSVALASIQLAKSFGNTVIATSRSKTKVEFLKEMGADFVLIQDETFDTQLQEYFPDGVDKVLDLIGTPTLKNSLKSVKQGGIVCITGCLGGWVIKNFEPLDEIPSESYLTSFNSTIVKKDTIKEMFNFIEKHGIKPRIAKIFTLNEISLAHKFLETNSANGKVIVEVK from the coding sequence ATGTCAAATAAAAAAAATAATATGAAAGCTGTTGTTCTTGAAAAACCTTGTACTGCTGATGAATTAAAAATTCAAAATATTGAAATTCCGAAAGTAAAAAATGGCTGGGTTCTTATAAAAATTAAGGCTTTTGGAATAAATCGGGCTGAAATATTTACTAGAGATGGATTTTCTCCTTCTGTGAAATTGCCACGTGTGATTGGAATTGAATGTGCTGGCGTTATTGAAGATGCTTCTGACAGCGATTTTCAAAAAGGAGATAGAGTTTTCACAATGATGAATGGTTTGGGACGTGAATTTAACGGAAGTTACGCAGAATACACGCTTGTACCGTCTTCTCAAGTTTATCCGATAACTCTTTCAGAAACAGACTGGGCAAAGCTTGCAGCATATCCTGAATTATACTACACAGCTTACGGCTCTTTATTTAAAAGCCTGCAGTTAAAAAACACTGACACTCTGTTGATTCGTGGCGGAACAAGTTCAGTTGCCCTTGCTTCAATTCAGCTTGCCAAAAGTTTTGGAAATACCGTGATTGCAACATCAAGAAGTAAGACTAAAGTTGAATTTTTAAAAGAAATGGGAGCAGATTTTGTCCTAATTCAAGATGAAACTTTTGACACTCAGTTACAAGAATATTTTCCAGACGGAGTTGACAAAGTTCTTGATTTAATCGGCACTCCTACTTTGAAAAATTCTTTAAAATCTGTGAAACAAGGTGGAATAGTCTGCATTACAGGCTGTCTTGGAGGATGGGTAATTAAAAATTTTGAGCCGCTTGACGAAATTCCTTCAGAATCCTACCTAACTTCATTTAACAGCACAATTGTCAAAAAAGATACAATAAAAGAAATGTTTAATTTTATTGAAAAACATGGCATAAAGCCAAGAATTGCAAAAATTTTTACATTAAATGAAATTTCTTTGGCACATAAATTTTTAGAAACGAATAGTGCTAATGGAAAAGTTATTGTAGAAGTAAAATAA
- the asrB gene encoding anaerobic sulfite reductase subunit AsrB translates to MSTINTLNTINMDEQAIMDMNVYLPTVHKLLFIEKVTELEWLFRVEYKKGNVEAGQFMQVSLPGVGEAPISIANFDLEEGYLDFLIRKVGKVTDKIFELKAGDRIFLRGPYGHGFPIEQYKNKHIVMVVGGSGIAPVRPIIEYFTKYPDEMKSFKIIVGYKNYESVIFEEEFSRWRENIEILVTLDNVETARNIGKTEDEIHEGMVTKYIPDLKIPENMDEVEYIVVGPPVMMHFSCLEILKTGIPTEKIWVSFERKMSCAVGKCGHCKIDETYICLEGPVFRYDFAKKLLD, encoded by the coding sequence ATGAGTACAATTAACACATTAAATACAATAAATATGGATGAACAGGCTATAATGGACATGAATGTATATTTGCCGACTGTTCATAAACTTTTGTTCATCGAGAAAGTTACCGAACTGGAATGGCTGTTTCGGGTGGAATATAAAAAGGGAAATGTAGAAGCTGGACAGTTTATGCAGGTTTCATTACCAGGAGTTGGAGAAGCCCCTATTTCTATTGCGAATTTTGACTTGGAGGAAGGTTATCTTGATTTTCTGATTAGAAAAGTTGGAAAAGTTACAGACAAGATTTTTGAACTGAAAGCAGGAGATAGAATTTTTTTAAGAGGACCTTATGGACACGGCTTTCCAATTGAACAATACAAAAATAAGCATATTGTAATGGTTGTTGGAGGAAGTGGAATTGCTCCAGTTCGTCCAATTATTGAATATTTTACAAAATATCCTGATGAAATGAAGTCCTTTAAAATCATTGTTGGATATAAAAATTATGAAAGTGTTATTTTTGAAGAGGAATTTTCACGTTGGAGAGAAAATATTGAAATACTTGTAACATTGGATAATGTAGAAACAGCAAGAAATATTGGAAAGACAGAAGACGAAATTCATGAAGGAATGGTTACCAAATATATTCCCGATTTAAAAATTCCTGAAAATATGGATGAAGTTGAATACATTGTTGTAGGTCCTCCAGTAATGATGCATTTTTCTTGCCTTGAAATCCTAAAAACAGGTATTCCAACTGAAAAAATATGGGTTTCCTTTGAAAGAAAGATGTCCTGTGCCGTTGGGAAATGCGGGCATTGTAAAATTGATGAAACGTATATTTGCCTTGAAGGTCCAGTATTTAGATATGATTTTGCAAAAAAACTGCTTGATTAA
- a CDS encoding ABC transporter ATP-binding protein, which translates to MKKIIEFQNVNKVYPNGNEAVKDINFSINEGEFIVFIGTSGSGKTTALKMINRLEDATSGKIEIKGKNIFEYNIHKMRWNMGYVLQQVALFPHLTVEENISIVPELKGWKKEEIKARTEELLEMIGLESEKYLKRMPSELSGGEAQRIGIARALAGNPEIILMDEPFSALDPITRKSLQKDIKELQQKINKTIVFVTHDIEEAFYLGDRIFIIKDGKILQSGTKSELINNPKDEFVREFISLEQNENAENEIDKKIIDKLKENGEYEKMILEIKKI; encoded by the coding sequence ATGAAAAAAATTATAGAATTTCAGAATGTGAATAAAGTGTATCCGAATGGAAATGAAGCTGTAAAAGATATAAATTTTTCGATAAATGAAGGAGAATTTATTGTGTTTATCGGAACTTCGGGAAGCGGAAAAACTACAGCTTTGAAAATGATAAATAGGCTGGAGGATGCGACTTCTGGAAAAATAGAAATAAAAGGGAAAAATATTTTTGAATATAATATTCATAAAATGCGTTGGAATATGGGTTATGTCTTACAGCAAGTGGCTTTATTTCCACATCTGACAGTAGAAGAAAATATAAGTATAGTGCCTGAACTGAAAGGATGGAAGAAAGAGGAGATTAAGGCAAGGACAGAAGAACTTCTGGAAATGATTGGGCTAGAAAGCGAGAAATATTTGAAAAGAATGCCGTCTGAACTGTCTGGCGGGGAAGCGCAGAGAATCGGAATTGCGAGGGCATTAGCAGGGAATCCTGAAATTATACTTATGGATGAGCCTTTTAGTGCGTTAGATCCGATTACAAGGAAAAGTTTACAGAAAGACATAAAGGAATTGCAGCAGAAAATTAATAAAACGATTGTTTTTGTAACACATGATATTGAAGAAGCCTTTTATCTAGGAGACAGGATTTTTATAATTAAGGATGGAAAAATCCTCCAATCTGGGACGAAATCTGAATTAATTAATAATCCGAAAGATGAATTTGTAAGGGAATTTATTAGTTTGGAACAAAATGAAAATGCTGAAAATGAAATTGATAAGAAAATTATTGATAAATTAAAGGAAAATGGGGAATATGAGAAAATGATTTTAGAAATAAAAAAAATATAA
- a CDS encoding ABC transporter permease/substrate-binding protein, whose amino-acid sequence MNNNFFQVFYERKEEFFKAVLEHIQISFYALVIALIIAIPLGIYLTYKKKIAEIIIGLTAIMQTIPSLALLGLLIPIMGIGRKPAVTALVIYALLPILRNTYTGINGVDPVYMVASRAMGMNKAQQLFKIQLPLAMPVIMAGIRTATVLIIGTATLASLIGAGGLGKLILLGLDRNNMNLILLGAIPSALLAVLFDFVLKKLENKNWKVIVISFISLFIIFLAGNSVMNKQSKKDKIVISGKLGTEPEILINMYKLLIEAEMNVDVELKSGFGNTSFNFNALKSGDVDIYPEFTGTVVFTFLNETPVSNIKDQVYEQARNGILKKYDMVLLKPMAYNNTYAVGVIQKFASENNLTKISDLARVKDKAKVGFTREFVDREDGYKGMKKLYNFEFSSVKEFEPKLRYVAVQSGDINVIDAYSTDSELEQYHMTVLEDDKNLFPPYQGAPLMRSETLKKYPKLEQILNKLHNKVTDDEMRKMNFEVGVNGKKAYDVAKEYLIKNGMIKK is encoded by the coding sequence ATGAATAATAACTTTTTTCAAGTATTTTATGAGCGGAAAGAGGAGTTTTTTAAGGCTGTTCTTGAGCATATTCAGATTTCATTTTATGCACTTGTGATTGCTTTAATTATTGCAATTCCGCTTGGAATTTATTTGACATATAAGAAAAAAATAGCAGAAATAATTATCGGACTTACAGCAATAATGCAAACTATACCTTCACTCGCATTACTTGGATTATTGATTCCAATTATGGGAATTGGTAGAAAGCCTGCAGTTACAGCACTTGTAATTTATGCCTTGCTCCCAATTTTACGAAACACATATACAGGAATAAATGGCGTCGATCCAGTATATATGGTGGCTTCAAGGGCTATGGGCATGAATAAGGCACAGCAGCTTTTTAAAATTCAGTTGCCACTTGCGATGCCTGTAATTATGGCTGGAATTCGTACAGCGACAGTGCTTATCATTGGAACGGCGACACTTGCTTCGTTAATTGGTGCAGGAGGGCTTGGAAAACTAATTTTGCTTGGACTTGATAGAAACAATATGAACTTAATTTTGCTTGGAGCAATTCCGTCTGCATTGTTAGCAGTTTTATTTGATTTTGTGCTTAAAAAACTGGAAAATAAAAACTGGAAGGTAATTGTAATTTCATTTATAAGTTTATTTATAATATTTTTGGCTGGAAATTCAGTAATGAATAAGCAAAGCAAAAAAGATAAAATTGTAATTTCAGGGAAATTAGGAACAGAGCCTGAAATATTGATAAATATGTATAAACTTCTGATTGAAGCGGAAATGAACGTGGATGTAGAACTAAAATCAGGATTTGGAAATACATCATTTAACTTTAATGCCTTAAAATCAGGAGATGTCGATATTTATCCTGAATTTACAGGAACTGTAGTATTTACATTCCTTAACGAAACGCCAGTAAGCAATATAAAAGACCAAGTTTATGAGCAGGCTAGAAATGGAATCTTGAAAAAATATGATATGGTACTGTTAAAGCCGATGGCATACAATAACACTTATGCAGTTGGAGTTATACAAAAATTTGCAAGTGAAAATAATCTTACAAAAATATCGGATTTGGCACGAGTGAAGGATAAGGCAAAAGTTGGATTTACACGAGAATTTGTTGACAGGGAAGACGGATACAAAGGAATGAAGAAATTATATAACTTTGAATTTTCAAGTGTGAAGGAATTTGAGCCGAAATTACGTTATGTGGCAGTACAAAGTGGAGATATAAATGTGATAGATGCTTATTCTACGGATAGTGAGCTGGAGCAGTATCATATGACTGTGCTTGAAGATGATAAAAATTTATTTCCGCCATATCAAGGGGCACCTTTAATGCGAAGCGAAACTCTGAAAAAATATCCAAAATTAGAGCAAATATTGAATAAATTACATAATAAAGTCACAGATGATGAAATGCGTAAAATGAACTTTGAAGTAGGAGTCAATGGTAAAAAGGCTTATGATGTGGCAAAGGAATATTTGATTAAAAATGGAATGATAAAAAAATAA
- a CDS encoding formate/nitrite transporter family protein produces the protein MRNKETLELVTNAAKSKIGLLKEGKGKYFLSAFLAGMFIGIGILLTFTVGGVSSGLPTNKILMGISFGIALSLVVVFGTELFTGNNMIGVAGLLNKGISFKDMIFMWIASYLGNIVGSIMLAIVYVFSNSASKPVVEFIVKVSKAKITALPHELFFKGILCNILVCLAVLAGIKLKEETAKLIMVFWCLFAFITAGFEHSVANMTLLMMGIIYNGAKEITLNGYFYNLLFVTLGNIVGGAFVGFACYYLAKKDK, from the coding sequence ATGAGAAATAAAGAAACTTTAGAATTAGTAACAAATGCCGCGAAAAGTAAAATTGGACTTTTAAAAGAAGGTAAAGGAAAGTACTTCCTATCTGCATTTTTGGCTGGAATGTTTATTGGAATTGGAATTTTATTGACATTTACGGTTGGTGGAGTTAGTAGCGGCTTACCAACTAACAAAATTCTTATGGGAATTAGTTTTGGAATAGCGCTTAGCCTTGTAGTTGTATTTGGAACAGAACTTTTTACAGGGAATAATATGATAGGGGTAGCAGGGCTTCTGAACAAGGGTATAAGCTTTAAGGATATGATTTTTATGTGGATAGCATCTTATCTTGGAAATATTGTAGGATCAATTATGCTTGCAATAGTATACGTATTTTCAAATTCTGCTTCAAAACCTGTTGTAGAATTTATTGTGAAAGTTTCAAAGGCAAAAATTACTGCACTGCCTCACGAACTGTTTTTTAAAGGAATTTTATGTAATATTCTTGTGTGTCTTGCGGTTCTGGCTGGAATAAAATTAAAAGAGGAAACTGCTAAGCTAATAATGGTATTCTGGTGTTTATTTGCATTTATAACTGCTGGATTTGAGCACAGTGTTGCTAATATGACTCTTTTAATGATGGGGATAATATACAATGGAGCAAAAGAAATAACATTAAATGGTTATTTTTATAATTTATTATTTGTAACATTGGGGAATATTGTTGGTGGAGCATTTGTTGGTTTTGCTTGCTATTATTTAGCAAAAAAGGATAAATAA